TCGCCGGTGCACCTGCCGGTGATCGATATTCCACTGCTCTCGGCCATTCCGGTGATCGGTCCGATCCTGTTCAAGCAGTCGGTGATCGGCTACCTGATGTACCTGGCAGTGTTCATCGTGTGGTTCGGTCTGTTCAAAACCAAGTGGGGCCTGCGCGTGCGCGCCGTGGGCGAACACCCTAAGGCCGCTGACACCCTGGGTATCAAGGTCAACCGCACCCGCTTCTTCAATGTCACCCTCGGCGGCATTGTGGCAGGTATCGGTGGCTCCTTCTTCACCCTGGTCGCCATCGACTCCTTCACCAAGGAGATCTCCGGTGGTCGCGGCTTCATCGCCCTGGCCGCAGTGATCTTCGGACGTTGGAACCCGATCGGTGCCTTCCTAGCAGCACTACTCTTCGGCTTTGCCGACAACCTGCAGGTGATCCTCACGATCATCGGCACCCCGGTACCAAGCCAGTTCATGGCCATGATGCCTTACCTCGTCACCATCTTCGCCGTGGCGGGACTGGTGGGCCGCTCTCGTGGCCCAGCAGCTGCCGGCGAACCCTATGTGAAGGAATAACCGGTACAGATGACTACCAACACCGCGCCGTGGTCGCAGCTTGAAGCTGCGGCTGCGGCCGCGCTGTCTCAGGCGTATGCACCCTACTCAAAATATCGGGTGGGTTCAGCAGCGATGACCAGCGACGGCCGCATGATCTCCGGCTGCAATATCGAAAATGCCGCCTATGGCGTCACCCTCTGCGCAGAATGCTCGATGGTCGGACAGCTCTTCGCCACCGGCGGCGGAACCCTGGAGTACTTCGTGTGCTTTGGACAGCTGGAGGACGGGGAATTAGAACTGATCACCCCGTGCGGACGCTGCCGACAATTACTCTTTGAACACCGCGGAGCCGACCTGCGAATCAAGACCGCACGTGCCATCGTGGGCATCGACGATCTTTTGCCTGATGCGTTCGGGCCACAAAACCTCAACGTGTAATGCCGGTATTCACCGGCTCAAAGTAGAACGGATGGTGCCAAAGATGGCGACCGAACAATTCAGTGCTGTTGAAGTGATTCGTGCTAAGCGTGATGGCGCTGAGCTGAGCAATCAGATGATCGACTGGACCATCGACGCCTATACCCGTGGGGTCATTGCTGAGGAGCAAATGTCCGCACTGAATATGGCGATCTACTTCCAGGGCATGAACCGCAACGAAATCTCCCGCTGGACCACCGCGATGATCAATTCCGGTGAACGCATGGACTTCTCCACACTCACCAACGCCTCGGGTAAAAAGCTGGCGACCACCGATAAACATTCCACCGGAGGGGTGGGGGATAAGATCACCTTGCCACTGGCCCCACTGGTGGCTAGTTTCGGTGTTGCTGTTCCACAGCTTTCGGGCCGCGGGCTAGGGCACACCGGTGGAACCCTGGATAAGCTCGAAGCCATCCCAGGCTGGCGCGCCAATTTGTCCAACGAAGAACTCTTCTCCCAGCTCTCCAACGTCGGTGCTGTTATTTGTGCCGCCGGTGCCGGGTTGGCCCCTGCCGATAAGAAGCTCTACGCCCTGCGCGATGTCACCGCCACCGTGGAAGCAATCCCATTGATTGCCTCCTCGATCATGAGTAAAAAGATCGCCGAAGGCACCGGCAGCCTGGTGCTGGATGTGAAGGTCGGTTCCGGCGCGTTCATGAAGGATGAAGCCATGGCCAGGGAACTGGCCGAGACCATGGTGAACCTGGGCACCGATGCCGGGGTGAACACCGTGGCCCTGCTGACCAACATGGAAACCCCACTGGGGTTGACCGCGGGCAACGCCATTGAAGTTGAAGAGTCGGTAGAAGTCCTTGCCGGTGGCGGTCCCGAAGACGTGGTTGAACTGACCGTGGCCCTGGCCGTTGAAATGCTGGCCGGTGCCGGAATCCACGACGTTGATGTGCGTGAAGCACTGAAGAACGGCCAGGCGATGGATAGCTGGCGTGCCATGATTTCGGCTCAGGGCGGCGACCCTGACGCCAAACTGCCGGTAGCTAAGGAATCACACACCGTGGTGGCGCCGGCCGAAGGCGTGTTGATCAAGTTGGACGCCATGGATATTGGTTTGGCTGCCTGGACCTTGGGGGCAGGTCGTGCCCGCAAGGAAGATAGCGTTCAGGCTGGCGCTGGCGTACGCATGCACGTAAAGCCCGGAGCCTTATTGCGACGCGGTGAACCTATTGCCACCCTGCTGACCGATACCCCAGAAAAGATGTGGCGTGCTATCGAACTGGTAGAACGGGCCATCATGATTGGCTCCGAGAATGATCGCCCAGACATGCGTCTGATCCTGGATCGGATTGCTGCTTCCTAAGTGCATGACTAGTGAAGAGCCGGGACATATCATTGATGTGTTCCGGTTCTTCGTATTCCCAGTTCAAACCATGCCCATGAGCGCAAGAATAAATTCATGTACTGCTTCGGGAACCATCGGACCGGGTCCACTCGTTGGATTACTAGCTCCTACCTAGGTCGGGGTCAGTAGAAGTCCACATTGCCACATCAGTATGATGCGCCATCACTTGATCTCGAGTGAAAATGGTTGGACAGGTAGCGCAGCACGCGCTCTTTTGGGAAAGAAGTTGTAAGTCCGTATGGAACTAGTTAACGAGGCAATTACGCAGGCTGCCAGCGCATGGTGGGTACTGCCCCTCTTGTTCTTGTTTTGCCTGATGGACGCGTTTTTCCCTATCGTGCCCAGTGAATCTTTCCTGGTTTCGTTGGCAGCCGTGGGCATTCACTCAGGAAGTCCCAACCTCTTCCTTGTCGGTGCCCTGGGTGCAGCGGGCGCGTTGCTGGGTGATCAGATTACCTACGCCATAGGCCGGAAAATTGGCGCGCACGGATTTAAGTGGATGCGCGGAAGACGAGCACAGAGAGTGCTGCACTATGCCGAAAAGAAGTTAGAAACTTCTGGAGCGCTACTGATTTTCACGGCACGCTACATCCCGGTGGGACGTGTCGCCGTGAATCTGACCGCAGGCGCCACCGGTTTCAGCCACAAAAGATTCACGCTCTTTGACACCATCGGCGTGCTCACCTGGGCTATCTATTCGGTGAGTATTGGTGCCTTGGCCGGTAATTGGATGCACGACAACAAACTCTTAGGGATTGGCCTATCCATCGTCATTGCGGTGGTGCTCGGATTTGTCATTGACCGCATCGTCAGTTGGGCGCTAAACCGTTACCACCGGCGCGTTGAATCAGCGGCCAAACCCACCGAAGAATTAGAACGCGAGACGGTACCACCAAGCATCGACGAGGGTTAACCTGCAGTATTGAGCAGGGTCACATTGTGGCTCGCAGATCTTTACCTGCTGAAGCTGTCCGTTCGCCCAAAATGCGACTAGGCTCAGTGGTGTGACTGAAGAATTGATTCATCCTGATTACGATCCCGAATTCGACTTCCGAGATCTGCCTAAAGTTTCGCTCCATGACCACCTTGATGGTGGTTTGCGTCCCCAAACGATCATCGAACTGGCAGCCGAAATTGGCCACAAGCTGCCCGAGACCGAAGCTGAAGCTTTGGGCGACTGGTTCCAAGAATCCGCCGACTCCGGCTCTTTGCCACGCTACCTAGAAACCTTTGAACACACCATCGCGGTGATGCAGACCCGTGACGCGCTGATCCGCGTGGCCCGTGAGTTTGTTGAAGACCTCGCAGAAGACGGTGTGATCTACGGTGAAGTCCGCTACGCGCCAGAACAGCACCTTCGCGAAGGTCTGAGCCTGGATGACGTAGTTGACGCCGTTCAGGAAGGCCTAGACCAGGCTTGCGAACTGCTCAACAGCGAAGGCCACCCAATGCAGGTCGGCCAGGTACTTAGTGCCATGCGTCAATCCGACCAAGGCGTAGAAATCGCCAAACTGGCCTTGCGTCACCGCGGTCACGGTGTTGTCGGTTTCGACATCGCCGGACCTGAAGAGGGCTTCCCAGCCTCGAACATGAAGGAAGCATTCGACCTGCTGGCCGAAAACCTCTTCCCAACCACCGTCCACGCCGGTGAAGCAGCCGGTCTGGATTCCATCAAGGACGCACTGCTGGTGGGCCGTGCCCAGCGTTTGGGTCACGGCGTACGAGTTGCTGAAGACATCGAGATTGAGTTCGGTGCCATTGATGAAAATGGCGAAGAACTCAGCGAAGATACCGGATTAGTATCCCTAGGCCCAGTGGCCAACTGGGTTCGCGAACGCGGTATCCCGTTGGAAGTATGCCCATCGTCCAACCTGCAGACCGGCGCCACCGCCAAGTTTGGCCAAGGTATCCGCAACCACCCGATTGACCTGTTGGTTCAGACCGGGTTCAACGTGACGATTTCGCCAGATAACCGTCTGATGTCCGGTACCAGCCTGTCCGATGAATTCGAGTTGCTGGTCGAGGCTTTCGACTATGACCTCGAAGACCTGCTGGACCTGACGCTGAACGCTGCGGAAGCTGCCTTCGTTCCTTTGGAAATGCGTGAGCTACTTGTTGAGTACATCAATGATTACTACGACAGCCTGCTCGACGATGAGGATGACGAGGACTACGAAGAAGACGAATACGAAAACGTCGCCGACTAGTACCCAGCGTCGCTAAACCTTCGCTCCTGAAGGCCGGATCCCTCAATGGGATCCGGTCTTCAATGCTTGTACGGGCTAGTGGCTCGCTTCGCTAGCATGGGAGCATGGCTCAGAACCCAACACCCACGCAGCAATTGAGCACCACGGTAAAGATCCTGCGGGAAAAGTGCGCGTGGACCCAAGCGCTCACCCACGAATCCTTGCGGACCTATCTGATCGAAGAAAGCTATGAGGTCCTGGACGCGATCTCTGAGCAGAACCCCGAACTGCTGAAGGAAGAACTCGGGGACTTGTACTTCCAAGTCCTGTTGCATGCGCAGATCGCTGCGGAGCAGGAGCAATTTGATATTGAAGACGTCTCCCAGACGCTGAATGAAAAATTGTTGCGCCGCAACCGGCACGTCTTTGACGATCAAGGTCACATCCGTGATGAGATCACCACGGATGTAGATGAAATTATTCGACTCTGGGACGCGGCCAAACAAGCCGAGCGTGAGGGCAAACCCAAGGTGCGAAAAAATGCTGGATTACCCGCCGGATTGCCATCGTTGACCTTGGCCCAGAAACTGTTAGACCGTCACACCCGAGCCGGCTCTGATAAGGCCGAGAGCCATCAGGTTTCCGAGGTAATGCGTCAGAAAATTACTGATGAGCAGTCGTTGGCTGCCGCGCTCTTAGAGGTCTCTGCGCGGGCAGAAGAACTCGGCTTAGATGCAGAATCTGTTTTGCGCGCAACATTGTCGAAACAGTACGAGGCGGAATTCGACGCAACGATATCGCCTAAATCACCTTCGAAGCGATAGGCTAGAGACTGGCAAAGGCGCCGACGGTCTTTTCAGCACCGCTGGCGGACCTTCCCCTAGACCACCCCTTTTCTACAAGGAGTCCATACTCATGGCATTGATTGACGCCATTCACGCGCGCGAAATTCTTGATTCCCGTGGTAACCCAACCGTTGAGGTTGAGGTCCTGCTCTCTGACGGATCGCACGGCCGTGCAGCAGTTCCATCCGGTGCCTCCACCGGTCAGTTCGAAGCGGTAGAGCGTCGCGACGGTGACAAGGATCGTTACCTTGGTAAGGGTGTACTTGGCGCAGTTGAGTCTGTGATCGAGGAGATCGCTGACGAGCTCGAAGGCCTGGACGCTACCGACCAGCGCGCTATCGATCAGGCCATGCTTGACCTGGACGGCACCAGCAACAAGTCCAAGCTGGGCGCAAACGCTATCCTCGGTGTCTCCCTGGCTGTGGCTAACGCTGCTGCTGTGAGCTCCAACCTGCCACTGTACAAGTACCTCGGCGGCCCGAACGCTCACGTACTGCCGGTGCCACTGATGAACATCCTCAACGGCGGCTCCCACGCTGACTCCGACGTTGACATCCAGGAATTCATGATTGTTCCACTGGGTGCAGACACCTTCTCCGAGGGCCTGCGCTGGGGCGTTGAGGTGTACCACAACCTCAAGTCCGTACTGAAGGAAAAGGGCCTGTCCACCGGTCTTGGCGACGAGGGTGGCTTCGCTCCAAACCTGCCAAGCAACCGTGCAGCTCTGGAACTGATCACCGAAGCTATCAAGCGCGCTGGCTACACCCCAGGCGAAGACATCGCTTTGGCACTGGACGTTGCGTCCTCGGAGTTCTTCGAGAACGGTGCTTACCAGTTCGAAGGTAAGGCACTGTCCGCCAAGGAAATGAGCGACTACTACGCTGACCTGGTTGCTGACTTCCCACTGGTATCCATCGAGGATCCACTGGACGAGAACGACTGGGATGGCTGGAAGACCCTGACCGACGCCATTGGCGACAAGGTTCAGCTGGTCGGTGACGACCTGTTCGTGACCAACCCTGAGCGCCTGGCTGACGGCATTGCCAAGGGCACCGCTAACTCGCTGCTGGTGAAGGTCAACCAGATTGGTTCGCTGACCGAGACCATCGACGCTGTGACCATGGCTCAGCGCGCTGGCTACACCACCATCACCTCGCACCGTTCGGGTGAAACCGAAGACGTCACCATTGCTGACATCTGCGTGGCCACCAACGCTGGTCAGATCAAGACCGGTGCTCCAGCCCGCTCCGAGCGCGTAGCTAAGTACAACCAGCTGCTGCGTATCGAAGAAGACCTGGGTGCTTCGGCAGTTTACGCTGGTCGCAACGCTTTCCCGCGTTTCAACAGCTAATTTCCAGTTATAGCGAATAAGCTCGTCGGTAGTGGATACCGGCGAGCTTTTCGTTATTTAATGGAGATATGCGCCGTTTCCACGGCAGTACGGCACGCAGAGCACTATGGGGAATTGGGGGAGTATGGCACAGCGACCACCACGCATGCCTCGGCGTAATACTCCGAATCCGGAAGAGCAGTCGCAGAATAATCCTGTTGACCAGTCCGAATATCAGGAGACTGGTTCAGTTGTAGAACCACCCACCGATGCATTGCATGTAGTGGCACCGCAACCCCCAGCTAAAAAGGCTCCCGCTGTTCCGCGCCCTAAGTCTGCTGGCGCCACGAAAAAGAGCACTTCCAGCCCAACTCCCAAGCCTGCAGCACAGAATTCCTCAGCGTCAGATACGTCACGCGAGCCGAAAAAATTTGCCGGCAATTATGCTTCTAAACCAAAGACACCACTGCGTGAACGAGCTAAGGAAAAACAAAACGAACGCCGTCGCGATGACCGCCTAAAGTTCTCGGCAGCGGTACGCCGCAAGCCCGGGGAAAAGCCGGTCGACCAGAAACCAACACCCGAGGGTGAACCGGTAGCAGCACACCGTTTTTCCGGTCGTATCGCCGCGTTGATCGTGGTGCTCGCGTTCTTCGCCGTGATGCTGGTGCCAACGGTGAATTACTACCGAACTCAGATGATTGAGATTAATGAGCTCAACGCTTCCATTGATTCTTTGGAAGCCAGACGAGACGATCTGAAAGCTGAGATTGCCCGTTGGGATGACCCGCTGTACATCAAACAGCAAGCCCGTGAGCGGATAAACTTGGTCATGCCTGGCGAAAAACTTTACATGGTCGTGGGGGACCGGCCGAAAGATAGCGATACCGACACCGAAGGTAATGGCAGTACTTTTGAAGTGCGCCAAGAACTTCCATGGGTCGATGCGTTGCTTGACTCGGTGAAACGTTCCGCCACTGACTAACCACATTGAACATGAAGAGATCTAATACCCGTGACTGAACAGCCAATCCGCGAAGCCCTTGACGCTGCCGGACGAGTACCTAGTGAAGCCGACTTGGACACCCTGTCCCGACAGCTGAACCGACCCGCACGCGACGTGGTGGAAATCGGCGCTCGCTGCGTTTGCGGAAATCCTTTGGTTGCCACTACCGCGCCACGACTTTCCTCGGGAATTCCCTTCCCAACCACCTACTACCTGACCCATCCGGTCATCACTGCAGCTGTCTCGCGTCTGGAAGCTGCCGGACTGATGAACGAGATGAACGAGCGTTTGGGTGAAGACTCCGAGCTGGCTGGGGCCTATGTGGCTGCCCACGAAGCCTACCTAGCAAACCGCGATGCGATCGGGCAGCGCTCCGGCACCGGAGCGGTCCCTGAAATTGCTGGTGTCTCCGCTGGCGGTATGCCGACTCGTGTGAAGTGCCTGCACGTTCTGGTGGGTCACTCGCTGGCCGCCGGTGAGGGTGTTAATCCATTGGGTGATGAAGCGGTGGATGCTATTTCTGAGTGGTGGACCAAGGACAAGTGCTACTGCGTTGGTGCGTGGGATACCGAATCTGAGGCCCCGAGCCGTGATCGTTCCCGTCACGTCAAGACCCAGGAAATGCAGGATCCTGCAGCCAAGCGTGCCGAACGTGCAGCCAAGCGTGCAGCGCGCGAAGCAGAAGAACGTTCCGCCCAGGATGATGCCTAATGCGCGTCGCTGGAATTGATTGCGGAACAAACTCCATTCGTCTTCTGATTGCCGATGTGCAGCAGGATGAGAATGGAACCCACCTTGTTGACGTGCTGCGCACCATGCGCGTGGTCCGACTTGGCCAAGGTGTCGACGCAACGGGCGCCTTCGCCCCAGAAGCCTTGGAACGTACCTTTGCGGCAGCTCGCGAGTACCGTGCCTTGTGCGATGACCACCAGGTGCAGGCCATCCGTTTTGTGGCAACATCCGCAGCGCGCGATGTGTCCAACCGTGATGTTTTTGCCGAAGAAATCACCAAGATCATCGGTGTTGCGCCGGAAGTGATCAGCGGAGATGAAGAAGCATCGCTGTCCTTCAACGGTGCGGCTTCGGTCCGGGCTGGTCAGCCGGGCTACAGCCTGGTCATTGATCTCGGGGGAGGCTCCACCGAGTTTGTTCTGGGCAATGCGTCAGGTCCGGTGGCAGCAAAGAGCCTCGATATGGGTTGCGTGCGAGTCACCGAACGGTTCCACGAGCAGGGTTTGGACTCACCGGAAGCCGTGGCGTTCATGGATGATGCACTGCAGTCTTTGAATGGAGTTGTCGACGTCGCTGACGTTGACGCGGTAGTCATGGTGGCAGGAACTTTCACCACGTTGACCGCCCAGGCCTTGGGCTTGGAGAAATATGAATCTGAAAAGATTCATGGTGCGCAGTTGAGCTTTGATCAAATGCGAGAAGCAACTGACGCCATGCTCTCCTATTCGCGTGATGAACGCGCAGCTTTAGGCTTCATGCACCCAGGCCGAGTGGATGTCATCCGTGCCGGTGCAGCAATCGTTCAGCGCATCCTTCATTACTTGGAGACTTCTAGCGGACATCGCCCGATGCGACTAATTGCATCGGAACACGATATTCTCGACGGAATCGCTGCTACTGCAGCTGTTAACGCCTAGTCCGTTTATTCGGAACCGACCAAGGAGATTCTTTGAGCACAGCTCTGCGCGCTAAGAAAGCGATGGGCCTGAAACGATACGGCTCATTGTTTGTCGTTGCGATACTCGCATTGGCCATGCTCAATGTCGTCACCCCGGCTCATGCAGACACCATGCGTGAGTCGGAGTACTGGTTAGACTCTCTCGGCGTCACCCAAGCTCAACAGAGCACCAAGGGTGAAGGCGTAAAAGTAGCGATCATTGACACCGGTATCGATACCTCTCACCCGGACCTCAAGGGGGCCGTGGTTGGCGGAGCTGACATGTCCGGTGCCGGTGAATCTGGCGGCAATAAGCCCATTGGTGTCATGAGTGAACACGGCACGTTGGTCGCAACTTTGCTCGCGGGACGTGGCAACAATAAGGGCGAGATTAACCGGGTTAAGTCTGAGAATGAGCGTCTCAAGGCTGCTTGGGAAAAAGCTAAAGCCGAAGCCGAGAAGAAGAACGAAGAGAAAAAAGACGACGAAGAAGACGTCGAGATTCCTAAAGAACCCGAGTACGAGGACGTTCCAAAACTCACCGGTGGAAGTGACGGCGTGCTCGGCGTAGCTCCGGCTGCTCAGCTGCTGTCTGTCTCACTGTGGATGGGTGAGGGAAACCCAGCGAACATTCCGGTGGAAGACCAGATTCCTCGTGCCGTGAAGTGGGCCGTCGATTCAGGCGCCAAGGTCATCAACATGTCTCTGGGTTCTACCAGCCCAGCCTGGCCTGAGAGTTGGGACGAGGCGTTCAAGTACGCAGAGGACCATGACGTGGTGATTGTGGCTGCGGCCGGTAACCGCTCCGGTGGCATGAGCCAGGTGGGCGCTCCAGCGACCATCCCAGGTGTTCTGACCGTGGCCGGCGTTGATGAAAGCGGAAAAGCCTCGCAGGATTCATCTACGGAAGGCATTTCCATCGGTGTTGCTGCCCCAGCCGAACAGTTGGTCGGTGGCCTGCCTGATGACGGTTATGCCCGCTGGTCTGGTACCTCCGGTGCCGCTCCATTGGTAGCTGGTGTAGCTGCGTTGATTCGTTCGAAGTATCCGGATCTCAAAGCACCGGACGTCATCAACCGGATCTTAAAGACTGCGCGTGACACTGGAGCTACGGGAGTCGACAACCTCTACGGCTACGGCATCATCAATGCCGAAGCAGCCGTGAACAACGACGTACCGTCGGTGTCAGAAAACCCGCTAGGAACCATTGAAGAATGGATTCGGGTCCACCGGCGGAACACCACCAAGTCCACCGAAGCCCCAGCACCGGGTGTATCGATGGAAAAGTCGGACCTCAAACAAGTGACGGCTCCTGAGCCTATTGCACCAGACCAATCAACGCCGGCCCTTCAGCCACTGCTGATTATTGGGTCAGGGGTGCTGTTGGTGTTGGTGATTGTTTTGGGCAGCACACAGACCCTGTTGCGTCGTCGACGCGAACGACTGGCAGCCAGCGCGGCGTCAGCTTCGTTGAGCTCATTGAAGGTTGGCAAGAGTGCCGGCGATCATGATCTCTTCGACGACATTCCTGAAGAAGAGCAATAATTCCAAGTTCAATAATTCAAGATGAGACAAGGGCGAAACCTACGGGTTTCGCCCTTGTTTTTGGTTTTCCAACCTGTCAGCGATACGGGGTGTTATCTCCTAAATTCACAGTCATATTCTTGGCGGTGAGCTCTGCGTGACATACCTGACGTAAATAGTTAGTGAATGTTTTCACTAACTCGGAAAATCCGCGTAGAATCAAGAGTATGTCGATCATTGAATCCTCCCAGAAGCGTCCGCGCATTCTTATCGTTGGCGGTGGCTATGTTGGCCTTTACGTCGCGATGAAGTTGCAGAAGAAGGTCAAGGCTCACGGTGGCATCGTCACCGTTGTTGACCCAAACCCTTACATGACTTACCAGCCATTCTTGCCAGAAGTTGCAGGTGGCCAGATTGAACCACGCCACGTAGTGGTTTCCCACCGCCAGCACCTGAAGCACTCCGAGCTTGTTAACGGCCGTGTGCTGAGCATCGATCACGCCAACAAGAAGGCTGTAATTGCTCCGAACAATGGCGAGCAGTTCGAGCTGGAATACACCGACGTTGTTATGTCGGCTGGTGCGATCACCCGTACCTTCCCAATCACCGGTCTTGCAGAAACCGGCATTGGCCTGAAGACCATCGAAGAGGCCGTCGCCCTGCGCAACAAGGTTGCCGAGCGCATCGAGTCCGCTTCGAACATGACTGACCCAGTGGCTCGCAAGCGCGCACTGACCTTCGTGGTTGTTGGTGGCGGCTTCGCCGGCATCGAAACCATCGCCGAGCTCGAAGACATGGCTCGTGACCTGATCAAGCTCAATGACCGCATTGATGAGAAGGAAGCTCGCTTCGTTCTCGTTGAGGCTATGGGCCGCATCATGCCAGAAGTTACCGAGGAACAGGCCGAGTGGGTTGTTGAGCACCTGCGTAGCCGTGGCGTAGAGGTACTGCTGAACACCTCGCTGAACAGCGCAGTGGATGGCAACCTCGAACTGATCAACATGGCTGACAAGTCCCCAGCCGGCGAATTCGGCGCAGACACCCTGATCTGGTGTGCCGGTGTTATGGCTAACCCAATGGTTCGCTCCACCGACTTCCCAATCGAGGCCCGCGGTCGTATTGAGACCCGCACCGACCTTCGCGTCAAGGATGCCAATGGCGATGCCCTCGAGGGCGCCTGGGCAGCCGGCGATATCTCGGCTGTCAAGGACGTTACCGGTGGCTTGCCAGACGGTACCTGCGTTCCTAACGCACAGCACGCTGTTCGCCAGGCAAAGCTCTTGGCAAAGAACCTTTACGCTGCCCGCTACGGCGTTGGCACCATCAAGGAATACAAGCACAAGAACCTCGGCGCAGTTGCTGGTTTTGGCCGCAACAAGGGTGTTGCCAAGGTTGTTGGCATCAAGCTCAAGGGCTGGCCAGCATGGATGGCACACCGCGGTTACCACGGTATGGCCATGCCAACCTTCGAGCGCAAGTTCCGCGTTGTTGGCGACTGGCTGGTTGCGCTGTTCTTCAAGCGCGATGGTCTGCAGCTGAACAACCTTGAAGCACCACGCACTGCTTTCGAAGAGTCTGCAAAGCCAAAGAAGTAGGCGCAAGACTTCGATGATCGACTAGGTGTCGAGGGGCCGAATTTTTCGGCCCCTCGT
The nucleotide sequence above comes from Glutamicibacter sp. B1. Encoded proteins:
- a CDS encoding S8 family serine peptidase, yielding MSTALRAKKAMGLKRYGSLFVVAILALAMLNVVTPAHADTMRESEYWLDSLGVTQAQQSTKGEGVKVAIIDTGIDTSHPDLKGAVVGGADMSGAGESGGNKPIGVMSEHGTLVATLLAGRGNNKGEINRVKSENERLKAAWEKAKAEAEKKNEEKKDDEEDVEIPKEPEYEDVPKLTGGSDGVLGVAPAAQLLSVSLWMGEGNPANIPVEDQIPRAVKWAVDSGAKVINMSLGSTSPAWPESWDEAFKYAEDHDVVIVAAAGNRSGGMSQVGAPATIPGVLTVAGVDESGKASQDSSTEGISIGVAAPAEQLVGGLPDDGYARWSGTSGAAPLVAGVAALIRSKYPDLKAPDVINRILKTARDTGATGVDNLYGYGIINAEAAVNNDVPSVSENPLGTIEEWIRVHRRNTTKSTEAPAPGVSMEKSDLKQVTAPEPIAPDQSTPALQPLLIIGSGVLLVLVIVLGSTQTLLRRRRERLAASAASASLSSLKVGKSAGDHDLFDDIPEEEQ
- a CDS encoding NAD(P)/FAD-dependent oxidoreductase, which gives rise to MSIIESSQKRPRILIVGGGYVGLYVAMKLQKKVKAHGGIVTVVDPNPYMTYQPFLPEVAGGQIEPRHVVVSHRQHLKHSELVNGRVLSIDHANKKAVIAPNNGEQFELEYTDVVMSAGAITRTFPITGLAETGIGLKTIEEAVALRNKVAERIESASNMTDPVARKRALTFVVVGGGFAGIETIAELEDMARDLIKLNDRIDEKEARFVLVEAMGRIMPEVTEEQAEWVVEHLRSRGVEVLLNTSLNSAVDGNLELINMADKSPAGEFGADTLIWCAGVMANPMVRSTDFPIEARGRIETRTDLRVKDANGDALEGAWAAGDISAVKDVTGGLPDGTCVPNAQHAVRQAKLLAKNLYAARYGVGTIKEYKHKNLGAVAGFGRNKGVAKVVGIKLKGWPAWMAHRGYHGMAMPTFERKFRVVGDWLVALFFKRDGLQLNNLEAPRTAFEESAKPKK